The Streptomyces spororaveus genome includes a region encoding these proteins:
- a CDS encoding cytochrome P450 family protein, which translates to MSSHISPAPQGPRAPHVIDPAGGCPHALNARLRAEHGAVAEVVLPGGVPGAVVLGHDALKEFLAHPEVAKGARHFPALHDGTIPADWPLRVFSNALGMHTADGADHRRLRALVGKAFTVRQVERLRPRVEELTAGLLDDLGRAAAASPDGTADLYEHFALPLPMNVICELLGVDPEHRGRLHHLTNKVVIATDLTPAEKMASLQELMALTSTIAAARAAEPGEDLTSALIAARADDGDRLTELELIGTMRLMLVAGHETTLNLIVNAVRALCAHRDQLAQVLEGKATWSDVVDETLRWDTPVSWFPFRYPTRDLTVDGTVIRQGTPVLAGYSAAGRDESFHGPDADRFDITRATAARSLAFGHGAHYCTGAPLARLEATIALERLFTRFPDLDLAVPDAELPYQNSFISNNVRFLPVRLARPA; encoded by the coding sequence TTGTCGTCCCACATCTCACCCGCCCCGCAGGGCCCCCGCGCCCCGCACGTCATCGACCCCGCCGGCGGCTGCCCGCACGCCCTCAACGCCCGGCTGCGCGCCGAGCACGGTGCGGTGGCGGAGGTCGTGCTCCCCGGCGGAGTCCCCGGGGCGGTCGTCCTGGGGCACGACGCGCTGAAGGAGTTCCTCGCCCACCCCGAAGTGGCCAAGGGCGCCCGGCACTTCCCGGCCCTGCACGACGGCACCATCCCCGCCGACTGGCCGCTGCGCGTCTTCTCCAACGCCCTGGGCATGCACACCGCGGACGGCGCCGACCACCGCCGCCTGCGCGCGCTCGTCGGCAAGGCCTTCACCGTCCGCCAGGTGGAACGGCTCCGGCCGCGCGTCGAGGAGCTCACCGCCGGACTCCTCGACGACCTCGGACGGGCAGCGGCCGCGTCCCCCGACGGGACCGCCGACCTGTACGAGCACTTCGCCCTCCCGCTCCCGATGAACGTCATCTGCGAGCTGCTCGGCGTGGACCCCGAGCACCGGGGCCGGCTGCACCATCTGACCAACAAGGTCGTCATCGCCACCGACCTCACCCCGGCCGAGAAGATGGCCTCCCTGCAGGAACTCATGGCCCTCACCTCGACGATCGCGGCCGCCCGCGCCGCGGAACCCGGCGAGGACCTCACCAGTGCGCTGATCGCCGCCCGCGCGGACGACGGAGACCGGCTCACCGAGCTCGAACTCATCGGCACCATGCGGCTGATGCTCGTCGCGGGCCACGAGACCACCCTCAACCTCATAGTCAACGCGGTCCGGGCCCTGTGCGCCCACCGCGACCAGCTCGCGCAGGTCCTGGAGGGCAAGGCCACCTGGTCGGACGTGGTGGACGAGACCCTGCGCTGGGACACCCCGGTCAGCTGGTTCCCCTTCCGCTACCCCACCCGCGACCTGACCGTCGACGGGACCGTCATCCGGCAGGGCACCCCGGTGCTCGCCGGGTACAGCGCGGCGGGCCGCGACGAGTCGTTCCACGGCCCGGACGCCGACCGCTTCGACATCACCCGCGCCACTGCCGCCCGCAGCCTCGCCTTCGGCCACGGCGCCCACTACTGCACCGGCGCCCCGCTCGCCCGGCTGGAGGCCACGATCGCCCTGGAGCGGCTCTTCACCCGCTTCCCCGACCTCGACCTCGCGGTCCCGGACGCCGAGCTCCCGTACCAGAACAGCTTCATCAGCAACAACGTCCGGTTCCTGCCCGTCCGCCTCGCCCGCCCCGCCTGA
- a CDS encoding Ig domain-containing protein: MSRLLTPPWAAALATAVLAAILPVLAWTATATASAASTAGSVPPAAAAAASAPEKKCTLPGGLAELSGLAMSRRHPGVFYAINDSGNTPQVFAVDCNSATGRLLATFTVAGVGNTDWEGLALGTDPAGGPAILVGDIGDNLSGRAEITVHRFAEPDQLTDATVTPVTYRFSYADGRHDAESLLADPVTGRLSIASKLVGAAGRLYQAPLPPVTGQVNTLTAVRPGPVFATDGAFSPTGASYTLRSGGPLGANTASVYDTAGAKLADVALPAQSQGETVTYADCANLLVGSENDTQIWRVPLPPEATPGCGTTPTPTPTPTPTPTPTPTPTPTPTPTPTPTPTPTPTPTPTPGGLKFTDPGPQTCKFNQSCTVQLATTGAKPPVRYAATGLPWGLTLDSASGRIGGKPWGSGAFQVTATASDATGATAGAAFTLTVNWF, translated from the coding sequence ATGTCCCGACTCCTGACACCTCCATGGGCCGCGGCCCTCGCGACCGCGGTCCTCGCCGCGATCCTGCCCGTACTCGCCTGGACGGCCACCGCCACCGCCTCTGCCGCGTCCACCGCCGGCTCCGTCCCCCCGGCGGCCGCCGCCGCAGCGTCGGCGCCCGAGAAGAAGTGCACCCTCCCCGGCGGCCTCGCCGAACTCAGCGGCCTGGCCATGAGCCGCCGGCATCCCGGGGTCTTCTACGCCATCAACGACAGCGGCAACACCCCTCAGGTCTTCGCCGTCGACTGCAACAGCGCCACCGGCCGGCTGCTGGCCACCTTCACCGTCGCCGGTGTCGGCAACACCGACTGGGAAGGCCTGGCGCTCGGCACGGACCCGGCCGGCGGCCCGGCGATCCTGGTCGGCGACATCGGGGACAACCTCAGCGGGCGCGCGGAGATCACCGTGCACCGGTTCGCCGAGCCCGATCAGCTCACCGATGCCACGGTCACACCCGTGACGTACCGCTTCTCCTACGCCGACGGCAGGCACGACGCCGAGTCCCTGCTCGCCGATCCCGTGACCGGCCGCCTCTCCATCGCCAGCAAGCTCGTCGGAGCCGCCGGCCGGCTGTACCAGGCGCCGCTGCCACCGGTGACCGGCCAGGTCAACACCCTCACCGCGGTCCGGCCCGGCCCGGTGTTCGCCACCGACGGCGCCTTCTCGCCGACGGGAGCCTCGTACACCCTGCGCAGCGGTGGGCCGCTGGGCGCCAACACCGCCTCGGTGTACGACACGGCCGGGGCCAAGCTCGCGGACGTCGCCCTCCCGGCCCAGTCGCAGGGGGAGACGGTGACGTACGCCGACTGCGCAAACCTGCTCGTCGGTTCGGAGAACGACACGCAGATCTGGCGGGTCCCGCTGCCACCGGAGGCCACCCCGGGCTGCGGCACCACGCCCACGCCGACCCCGACCCCCACGCCCACGCCGACCCCGACCCCCACGCCCACGCCGACCCCGACCCCCACGCCCACGCCCACCCCGACCCCCACGCCCACCCCGACCCCCACTCCCGGCGGGCTGAAGTTCACCGACCCCGGCCCGCAGACGTGCAAGTTCAACCAGTCCTGCACCGTCCAGCTCGCCACCACCGGGGCGAAGCCCCCGGTCCGGTACGCCGCCACGGGTCTGCCCTGGGGCCTGACCCTCGACAGCGCCTCCGGCCGGATCGGCGGCAAGCCCTGGGGCAGCGGGGCCTTCCAGGTCACCGCCACCGCGAGCGATGCCACCGGAGCCACCGCGGGAGCCGCCTTCACCCTGACCGTCAACTGGTTCTGA
- a CDS encoding LysR family transcriptional regulator produces the protein MTPTLAQLRYLVAVADCRSITGAAASVFVAQSALSRAVQAMERDLGVELLARRGRGVDLTPEGARVVRLARTVLNAVEAIDDIGTPHGGDARAVLTLVTTPTLALDLATDLIAGFTGRHPAVDVRLRQHGSREDLVEEVTQGRAELALVDLPVDKELSTHFIQEREVVLISPLGSRLPHPMPLRMLDGLPMVLPTPGTGRRTEMEAMFSCLGVRPLPTLEVDERLAWVTGVTDGRGSLIWYRDVVPRAFGSRAEIRSFTPPLLRPVGIAHARRPLSRAARAFIAQAGHKAPVREPVR, from the coding sequence ATGACCCCCACCCTCGCGCAGCTCCGCTACCTCGTCGCCGTCGCCGACTGCCGGTCCATCACCGGGGCCGCCGCCTCCGTGTTCGTCGCCCAGTCCGCGCTGTCGCGGGCCGTGCAGGCGATGGAGCGCGATCTCGGCGTCGAGCTCCTGGCCCGCCGGGGAAGGGGGGTGGACCTCACGCCGGAGGGGGCCCGGGTCGTCCGGCTGGCCCGGACCGTGCTCAACGCGGTGGAGGCCATCGACGACATCGGGACCCCGCACGGCGGGGACGCCCGGGCGGTCCTGACGCTGGTCACCACCCCCACCCTCGCCCTCGACCTGGCCACCGACCTGATCGCGGGCTTCACCGGACGGCACCCGGCCGTCGACGTCCGGCTCCGGCAGCACGGCAGCAGGGAGGACCTGGTCGAGGAGGTGACCCAGGGGCGCGCGGAGCTGGCCCTGGTGGACCTGCCCGTCGACAAGGAGCTCTCCACCCACTTCATCCAGGAGCGGGAGGTGGTGCTGATATCGCCCCTGGGCTCCCGGCTGCCCCACCCGATGCCCCTGCGCATGCTCGACGGGCTGCCGATGGTGCTGCCCACTCCGGGGACCGGCCGGCGCACCGAGATGGAGGCCATGTTCAGCTGTCTCGGGGTGCGGCCCCTGCCGACCCTGGAGGTCGACGAGCGGCTCGCCTGGGTGACGGGGGTGACGGACGGCCGGGGCTCCCTCATCTGGTACCGGGACGTCGTGCCGAGGGCCTTCGGGAGCCGGGCCGAGATCCGCTCCTTCACGCCGCCGCTGCTGCGCCCGGTGGGCATCGCCCACGCCCGGCGGCCGCTCAGCCGGGCGGCCCGCGCGTTCATCGCACAGGCCGGGCACAAGGCGCCGGTCCGGGAGCCGGTGCGCTGA
- a CDS encoding type I polyketide synthase, with product MTPHHPQPAATRDLVVAVSPFEEPHPAVVTAAERAGALGLLDLGRDAGAARRAFAELARRLGDGARYGVRVPAGCPLGPGELSAAVDTVLLADPASHTAEWVAAWAAAAGRPRVWAEVTDAAEAVTAVTAGADALVAKGHEGGGRVGPATTFVLLQQLLGDPAVRVPVRACGGIGPHTAAAAVAGGAAGVLLDVQLALTTEGEAGLPEEVTAALRSMDGSETRSADGYRVFARPDLPPPDGPVPALLGARDLRTQLLPVGQDGASAARLATRYRTTGGVLQAVRAAVAGHLEAAVRSRPLVRPLPVAQGPMTRVSDQAAFAAAVAAAGGVPYLALAVMEGPDVRRLLAETAERLGDLPWGVGLLGFAPPELRQEQLAAVNAARPPFAIIAGGTPAQAASLEAAGIRTHLHVPSPGLLERYLAEGARRFVFEGLECGGHVGPRASFPLWEEQIERLLACPEPEALDLLFAGGIHDERSAAMAVAAAAPLADRGARVGLLMGTAYLFTEEAVAAGAVRPGFQRAAVECTDTVLLHTAPGHATRCAATPYATAFEATRRRLADSGIEPRTMWEELERLNLGRLRIASKGLRRGADGDGALEAVPEEQQRTDGLFMLGQAATLRTATTTIAALHAQVTEGATALLERRAREFAGPGSSARQAPRAADPLDIAIVGMACAYPGAPDLAAYWAMVLAGTDAVTEVPAERWDPALYYDADPARAGERSPSRWGGFLGPVPFDALAHGIPPASLAGIEPVQLLALEISARALGDAGYGRDRAFDRSRTSVVFGAEAGTELAGAYGLRALHPAYLGELPAGLDEQLPRLTEDSFPGILANVIAGRVANRLDLGGANCTVDAACASSLAALDLACRQLRDHDSDMVLCGGADVHNGINDYLMFASVRALSPGGRCRPFDAAADGIALGEGVGALVLKRLADAERDGDRVYAVIKAVGAASDGRSLGLTAPRPEGQRRALERAYSRAGITPAQVGLIEAHGTGTVVGDSTELAVLSELFTASGAEPGSCALGSVKSQLGHTKCAAGLAGLIKAARAVHTGVRPPTLHIDTPNPAWREESSPFSFDAEARPWPVPAERRIAGVSAFGFGGTNYHAVLAGHGGSAEPRQGLEEWPAELFCFRGEDRRAVGRAMARLAARLEENDAAGRPWALRDLAAETAAPPGRVVVAVVAADLDELAARLERARAFTPGAGVHVREEGAAEPGEVAFLFPGQGSQRPRMLADLFTAFPALRALLDSAPPPVVSTMFPPAAFTAEGRAAQRAAVTDTRVAQPALGLAGAAAHLLLGELGVRPDCVAGHSYGELTALWAAGAYDTEGLLRLSARRAEAIVTAAGADPGSMAAVSAAPHEVREIADRAGCVVANHNAPRQCVISGPTAAVSTAVAALREAGFAAEPLPVACAFHSRVVAGAAASLTVELAATAVTAPQIPVWSNTTADRYPGTPEEVRSLAARQVAEPVRFVEQVEAMYAAGVRTFVEAGPGRVLSGLVGRILHGRPHTVVPLDVPGEHGLVRLVTALAELLAAGVPVVPRALFRERTSRLPDHAPRRPGWLVDGHLVRTADGEPVPGGLRPARRVRPAVADPGTAGTAAVAGTGLREEAVLEYLRGTRELVAAQRDVLLGFLGAGAGPGSEGAGMVPGRSPQGAERTAAAPSGPEPRSASGETPRRAPGPGGAAPAAPAPASQGPRTAEEVMDLVLEIVHTRTGYPRDMLDPALDLEADLSIDSIKRVEIIGALADRIGLPQDPGGGSAESAVEELSRIKTLHGIVAWITSRAPATVSAPATPSGPAAPPGPAAPTIGRLQVDLLPVAAPGGDPQCLRGLRIGVVDDGQAIASALVAVLDALGAEPTVLNLAEPGFDGLVDLSALRTTTDPVLPDAFPGLREALTTGTPRLLLVTGPGTPGAGLHGFARSAALEFPGTLVRAVDIHPKEDPERIAAQLVAELSSPGTAGGSGGSGNGNGGSDDGSPVASIGYTAEGTRVARLPVPAPLRASGGPPPLERGSVVLLTGGARGITARTALALARATGCHVELVGRTPEPAAEADGFGQAQDRVALRAALIAAGLRTPAEIEAAASRILAEREVRATLAALGTAAASVRYHCADVTDERAVRAVVADVRERHGRLDGIVHGAGVLRDGLLRDKQPADFGAVFTTKVAGARHLAAAAAEHGDGPAPRFLALFGSVAGVYGNRGQCDYAAANDALDGLAHTWAASFPGRVLSVDWGPWAAEAGGMVTPELERAYVRRGIPLIAPDAGAAAFLDELAYGSDVQVVLMAQEVRGDA from the coding sequence GTGACCCCCCACCACCCGCAGCCCGCCGCCACCCGTGACCTGGTCGTCGCCGTCAGTCCCTTCGAGGAGCCCCACCCGGCCGTCGTGACCGCCGCCGAACGCGCCGGAGCCCTCGGCCTGCTCGACCTCGGCCGGGACGCGGGCGCCGCGCGGCGCGCCTTCGCGGAGCTGGCCCGCCGGCTCGGTGACGGGGCCCGGTACGGGGTGCGGGTGCCGGCCGGCTGCCCGCTGGGCCCCGGGGAGCTGTCCGCCGCGGTGGACACCGTGCTGCTCGCCGACCCCGCCTCGCACACCGCCGAGTGGGTGGCCGCATGGGCCGCGGCGGCCGGGCGGCCCCGGGTGTGGGCCGAGGTCACGGATGCGGCCGAGGCCGTGACGGCCGTGACCGCCGGGGCGGACGCCCTCGTCGCCAAGGGGCACGAGGGGGGCGGCCGGGTGGGCCCGGCCACCACCTTCGTCCTGCTCCAGCAGCTCCTGGGCGACCCCGCTGTCCGGGTACCCGTCCGGGCCTGCGGCGGGATCGGCCCGCACACGGCGGCCGCGGCCGTCGCGGGCGGGGCCGCCGGGGTGCTGCTCGACGTACAACTGGCGCTGACCACCGAGGGCGAGGCCGGGCTCCCGGAGGAAGTCACCGCCGCGCTGCGGTCGATGGACGGTTCCGAGACCCGGTCGGCCGACGGGTACCGGGTGTTCGCCCGGCCCGACCTGCCCCCGCCCGACGGGCCCGTGCCCGCCCTGCTCGGCGCCCGCGACCTGCGCACCCAGCTGCTGCCCGTCGGCCAGGACGGGGCCTCGGCGGCCCGGCTGGCCACGCGGTACCGGACCACGGGAGGCGTCCTGCAGGCCGTCCGGGCGGCCGTCGCCGGGCACCTGGAAGCGGCGGTCCGGTCCCGGCCCCTGGTGCGGCCGCTCCCCGTCGCGCAGGGCCCGATGACACGGGTGAGCGACCAGGCGGCCTTCGCCGCGGCGGTGGCCGCCGCGGGCGGGGTCCCGTACCTCGCGCTCGCGGTGATGGAAGGCCCGGACGTACGCCGGCTGCTGGCGGAGACGGCCGAGCGGCTCGGGGACCTCCCCTGGGGCGTGGGCCTGCTCGGCTTCGCCCCGCCCGAGCTGCGACAGGAGCAGCTGGCGGCCGTGAACGCGGCACGCCCGCCGTTCGCGATCATCGCCGGCGGCACCCCAGCGCAGGCGGCCTCGCTGGAGGCCGCCGGGATCCGGACCCACCTGCACGTGCCCTCGCCCGGCCTGCTGGAGCGCTACCTCGCCGAGGGCGCCCGGCGGTTCGTCTTCGAGGGGCTGGAGTGCGGTGGGCACGTCGGTCCGCGCGCCTCCTTCCCGCTGTGGGAGGAGCAGATCGAGCGGCTGCTGGCCTGCCCCGAACCCGAGGCCCTGGACCTGCTGTTCGCGGGCGGGATCCACGACGAACGGTCCGCCGCGATGGCGGTGGCGGCCGCGGCCCCGCTGGCCGACCGGGGCGCACGGGTCGGGCTGCTGATGGGCACCGCCTACCTGTTCACCGAGGAGGCCGTGGCGGCGGGCGCGGTTCGGCCGGGCTTCCAGCGGGCGGCGGTGGAGTGCACGGACACCGTGCTGCTGCACACCGCGCCCGGCCATGCCACCCGGTGCGCGGCCACCCCGTACGCCACGGCCTTCGAGGCGACCCGGCGGCGTCTGGCGGACAGCGGCATCGAGCCGCGCACGATGTGGGAGGAGCTGGAGCGGCTGAACCTGGGGCGGCTGCGGATCGCCAGCAAGGGCCTGCGCAGAGGCGCCGACGGGGACGGTGCGCTTGAGGCCGTGCCCGAGGAACAGCAGCGGACCGACGGGCTGTTCATGCTGGGGCAGGCCGCCACCCTGCGCACGGCCACCACCACGATCGCCGCCCTGCACGCACAGGTCACCGAGGGGGCCACCGCGCTGCTGGAGCGCCGGGCCCGCGAATTCGCCGGCCCGGGGTCCTCGGCGCGGCAGGCGCCGCGGGCCGCCGACCCGCTCGACATCGCCATCGTCGGGATGGCCTGCGCCTACCCCGGCGCCCCCGACCTCGCCGCCTACTGGGCCATGGTCCTCGCCGGGACGGACGCCGTCACCGAGGTGCCGGCGGAGCGCTGGGACCCGGCGCTCTACTACGACGCCGACCCCGCCCGGGCCGGTGAGCGCAGTCCCTCCCGCTGGGGCGGCTTCCTCGGCCCGGTGCCCTTCGACGCCCTCGCGCACGGCATCCCGCCCGCCTCGCTCGCCGGGATCGAGCCCGTGCAGCTGCTGGCCCTGGAGATCTCGGCGCGGGCCCTCGGGGACGCGGGATACGGCAGGGACCGCGCCTTCGACCGCTCCCGGACCTCGGTGGTCTTCGGCGCGGAGGCCGGTACGGAACTCGCCGGCGCCTACGGGCTGCGCGCCCTGCACCCCGCCTACCTGGGGGAGCTCCCGGCCGGGTTGGACGAGCAGCTGCCACGCCTCACCGAGGACTCCTTCCCCGGGATCCTCGCCAACGTCATCGCCGGGCGCGTCGCCAACCGCCTCGACCTGGGCGGCGCGAACTGCACGGTCGACGCCGCCTGCGCCTCCTCGCTCGCCGCGCTGGACCTGGCCTGCCGCCAACTGCGCGATCACGACAGCGACATGGTGCTGTGCGGCGGAGCCGATGTGCACAACGGGATCAACGACTACCTGATGTTCGCCTCCGTCCGCGCCCTGTCGCCCGGCGGCCGCTGCCGGCCCTTCGACGCGGCCGCGGACGGGATCGCGCTCGGCGAGGGCGTGGGCGCGCTCGTCCTGAAGCGGCTCGCGGACGCGGAACGCGACGGCGACCGCGTGTACGCCGTGATCAAGGCCGTGGGCGCCGCCAGTGACGGCCGTTCCCTCGGCCTGACCGCGCCCCGGCCGGAAGGCCAGCGGCGGGCCCTGGAGCGGGCGTACTCCCGGGCCGGCATCACCCCCGCCCAGGTGGGCCTGATCGAGGCGCACGGCACGGGCACGGTCGTCGGGGACAGCACCGAACTGGCCGTGCTGAGCGAGCTGTTCACCGCGTCCGGGGCCGAACCCGGTTCCTGCGCGCTGGGTTCCGTGAAGTCGCAGCTCGGGCACACCAAGTGCGCGGCCGGGCTGGCCGGGCTGATCAAGGCGGCCCGGGCGGTCCACACGGGCGTGCGGCCCCCGACCCTGCACATCGACACGCCCAACCCGGCCTGGCGGGAGGAGAGCAGCCCGTTCTCCTTCGACGCCGAGGCCCGGCCCTGGCCGGTGCCCGCGGAGCGGCGGATCGCCGGGGTGAGCGCCTTCGGCTTCGGCGGCACCAACTACCACGCGGTGCTGGCCGGTCACGGCGGCTCGGCGGAGCCCCGGCAGGGGCTGGAGGAGTGGCCGGCGGAGCTGTTCTGCTTCCGCGGCGAGGACCGGCGGGCGGTGGGCCGGGCCATGGCCCGGCTCGCGGCGCGGCTGGAGGAGAACGACGCGGCCGGGCGGCCCTGGGCCCTGCGGGACCTCGCGGCGGAGACGGCCGCGCCCCCCGGCCGGGTCGTGGTGGCGGTCGTCGCCGCCGACCTGGACGAACTGGCGGCCCGCCTGGAGCGGGCCCGCGCCTTCACCCCGGGCGCGGGGGTCCACGTACGGGAGGAGGGGGCCGCGGAGCCGGGCGAGGTGGCGTTCCTCTTCCCCGGCCAGGGCAGCCAGCGCCCGCGCATGCTCGCCGACCTCTTCACGGCCTTCCCCGCCCTGCGCGCCCTGCTGGACTCGGCACCGCCCCCGGTGGTGTCGACGATGTTCCCTCCGGCGGCGTTCACCGCCGAGGGGCGGGCGGCCCAGCGGGCGGCGGTCACCGACACCCGCGTGGCGCAGCCGGCCCTCGGCCTGGCGGGGGCGGCGGCCCATCTGCTGCTCGGCGAGCTCGGCGTACGGCCGGACTGCGTGGCCGGGCACTCGTACGGGGAGCTGACCGCCCTGTGGGCGGCCGGGGCCTACGACACGGAGGGCCTGCTGCGGCTGAGCGCGCGCCGGGCCGAGGCGATCGTGACGGCCGCGGGCGCGGATCCCGGATCGATGGCGGCGGTGTCTGCCGCGCCACACGAGGTACGGGAGATCGCGGACCGCGCCGGGTGCGTGGTGGCGAACCACAACGCACCCCGGCAGTGCGTGATCTCCGGCCCGACGGCGGCCGTGTCCACGGCGGTGGCGGCCCTGCGCGAGGCGGGTTTCGCGGCCGAACCCCTGCCCGTGGCCTGCGCCTTCCACAGTCGGGTGGTCGCGGGTGCGGCGGCATCGCTCACCGTGGAGCTGGCGGCGACGGCGGTCACGGCCCCGCAGATCCCGGTCTGGTCGAACACGACGGCGGACCGGTATCCGGGGACACCGGAAGAGGTACGAAGCCTTGCCGCGCGCCAGGTGGCGGAGCCGGTCCGGTTCGTGGAGCAGGTGGAGGCCATGTACGCGGCCGGTGTCCGGACCTTCGTGGAGGCGGGGCCCGGGCGGGTCCTGTCCGGTCTGGTCGGCCGAATCCTGCACGGGCGACCGCACACGGTGGTCCCGCTGGACGTACCGGGCGAGCACGGCCTGGTCCGGCTGGTGACCGCCTTGGCCGAACTGCTCGCGGCGGGCGTGCCGGTGGTGCCGCGGGCCCTCTTCCGCGAACGCACCTCCCGCCTCCCGGACCACGCCCCGCGGCGCCCGGGCTGGCTGGTCGACGGCCACCTGGTCCGCACCGCGGACGGCGAGCCCGTCCCGGGCGGCCTGCGCCCGGCCCGCCGGGTGCGCCCCGCGGTGGCGGACCCCGGTACGGCGGGCACGGCGGCGGTGGCCGGCACCGGTCTCCGGGAGGAGGCGGTGCTGGAGTACCTGCGCGGCACCCGCGAGCTGGTGGCGGCCCAACGGGACGTCCTGCTCGGCTTCCTGGGCGCCGGGGCAGGCCCGGGCTCCGAGGGGGCCGGGATGGTGCCGGGGCGATCCCCGCAGGGCGCCGAACGCACCGCCGCCGCGCCGTCCGGCCCCGAGCCCCGTTCGGCGTCCGGGGAGACGCCCCGGCGCGCGCCCGGCCCCGGCGGAGCCGCCCCCGCCGCTCCCGCCCCCGCGTCACAAGGCCCCCGCACCGCCGAGGAGGTCATGGACCTCGTCCTGGAGATCGTCCACACCCGCACCGGATACCCCCGGGACATGCTCGACCCCGCGCTGGACCTCGAAGCGGACCTCTCCATCGACTCCATCAAGCGGGTGGAGATCATCGGTGCCCTCGCCGACCGCATCGGACTCCCCCAGGACCCGGGCGGCGGCTCCGCCGAGTCCGCCGTCGAGGAGCTGTCCCGGATCAAGACCCTGCACGGCATCGTCGCCTGGATCACCTCCCGCGCACCCGCGACAGTCTCCGCACCGGCCACACCCTCCGGCCCCGCCGCACCCCCCGGCCCCGCCGCGCCCACGATCGGGCGGCTCCAGGTGGACCTGCTGCCCGTAGCGGCGCCCGGCGGCGACCCCCAGTGCCTGCGCGGCCTGCGCATCGGGGTCGTCGACGACGGCCAGGCCATCGCGTCCGCCCTCGTCGCGGTCCTGGACGCACTCGGCGCCGAGCCCACCGTCCTGAACCTGGCCGAGCCCGGCTTCGACGGCCTCGTCGACCTCTCCGCGCTGCGGACCACCACCGACCCGGTGCTGCCCGACGCCTTCCCGGGGCTGCGGGAGGCGCTGACGACCGGAACCCCGCGGCTGCTGCTCGTGACCGGGCCCGGCACCCCCGGTGCCGGTCTGCACGGGTTCGCCCGCAGCGCGGCCCTCGAATTCCCCGGCACGCTGGTCCGCGCCGTGGACATCCACCCCAAGGAGGACCCGGAGCGCATCGCGGCGCAGCTCGTCGCGGAACTGAGCAGTCCCGGCACCGCCGGAGGCAGCGGCGGAAGCGGCAACGGCAACGGCGGCAGCGACGACGGAAGCCCCGTCGCCTCCATCGGGTACACCGCCGAGGGAACCCGCGTGGCCCGCCTCCCCGTGCCCGCTCCCCTGCGCGCGTCCGGCGGTCCACCGCCCCTGGAGCGGGGCTCGGTGGTCCTGCTCACGGGCGGCGCCCGGGGGATCACCGCCCGCACCGCGCTCGCCCTGGCCCGCGCCACCGGATGCCATGTGGAACTGGTCGGCCGCACCCCCGAACCGGCCGCCGAGGCCGACGGGTTCGGGCAGGCGCAGGACCGGGTCGCGCTGCGCGCGGCCCTGATCGCCGCGGGGCTGCGCACGCCCGCGGAGATCGAGGCCGCGGCCTCGCGGATCCTCGCCGAACGCGAGGTGCGGGCCACCCTGGCCGCCCTCGGCACCGCGGCGGCCTCCGTCCGCTACCACTGCGCGGACGTCACCGACGAGCGGGCCGTCCGGGCCGTCGTGGCGGACGTACGGGAGCGCCACGGCCGCCTCGACGGCATCGTGCACGGCGCCGGCGTACTGCGGGACGGGCTGCTGCGCGACAAGCAACCGGCCGACTTCGGCGCGGTGTTCACCACGAAGGTGGCCGGGGCCCGCCACCTGGCCGCCGCGGCGGCCGAGCACGGGGACGGTCCCGCGCCCCGGTTCCTCGCGCTGTTCGGCAGCGTCGCCGGGGTGTACGGCAACCGCGGCCAGTGCGACTACGCCGCGGCCAACGACGCCCTCGACGGCCTCGCGCACACCTGGGCCGCGTCCTTCCCGGGCCGGGTGCTGTCCGTCGACTGGGGTCCCTGGGCGGCGGAGGCGGGCGGGATGGTCACGCCCGAGCTGGAGCGTGCGTACGTCCGGCGCGGGATCCCGCTCATCGCGCCGGACGCGGGTGCCGCCGCGTTCCTCGACGAACTGGCGTACGGGAGCGACGTCCAGGTGGTCCTGATGGCGCAGGAGGTTCGGGGCGATGCGTGA